One region of Streptomyces subrutilus genomic DNA includes:
- a CDS encoding 3-hydroxyacyl-CoA dehydrogenase family protein: MAGKLAVIGAGLMGSGIAQVSAQAGWDVVLRDVTDAALTRGTDGIKASYDKFVSKGKLSAEDAEAALARITTTTELDAVADVDIVVEAAFEKIEIKHEIFRALDKIVREDAILASNTSAIPITKIAAVTERPERVVGAHFFSPVPMMQLCELVRGYKTSDETLAVTRAFAESVGKTCIVVNRDVAGFVTTRLISALVVEAAKLYESGVASAEDIDIACKLGFGHAMGPLATADLTGVDILLHATSNIYTESQDEKFAPPELMRRMVDAGDFGRKSGQGFYKH, from the coding sequence GTGGCTGGGAAGCTTGCCGTCATCGGTGCCGGCTTGATGGGGTCCGGGATCGCTCAGGTCTCCGCTCAGGCGGGCTGGGACGTCGTCCTGCGCGATGTCACCGACGCCGCGCTGACCCGGGGCACGGACGGGATCAAGGCCTCGTACGACAAGTTCGTCTCCAAGGGCAAGCTGTCGGCCGAGGACGCGGAGGCGGCCCTCGCGCGCATCACGACCACGACCGAGCTCGACGCCGTCGCCGACGTCGACATCGTCGTCGAAGCCGCCTTCGAGAAGATCGAGATCAAGCACGAGATCTTCCGGGCCCTCGACAAGATCGTCCGCGAGGACGCCATCCTCGCCTCCAACACCTCCGCCATCCCGATCACCAAGATCGCGGCCGTGACGGAGCGTCCGGAGCGGGTCGTCGGCGCGCACTTCTTCTCGCCCGTCCCGATGATGCAGCTCTGCGAACTCGTCCGCGGCTACAAGACCAGCGACGAAACCCTGGCCGTCACCCGCGCGTTCGCCGAGTCCGTCGGCAAGACCTGCATCGTCGTCAACCGCGACGTGGCCGGTTTCGTGACGACGCGTCTGATCTCCGCGCTGGTCGTCGAGGCCGCCAAGCTGTACGAGTCCGGCGTGGCCTCCGCCGAGGACATCGACATCGCGTGCAAGCTGGGCTTCGGGCACGCGATGGGCCCGCTGGCCACCGCCGACCTCACGGGCGTCGACATCCTGCTGCACGCCACCAGCAACATCTACACCGAGTCCCAGGACGAGAAGTTCGCCCCGCCGGAGCTCATGCGCCGGATGGTGGACGCCGGGGACTTCGGCCGCAAGAGCGGCCAGGGCTTCTACAAGCACTGA
- a CDS encoding STAS domain-containing protein, translating to MHIRGDHAELVVGGRLDVRSAADARTVLHSALDDGHGDLVLDLTGLDSWDATGLGVIMGAHRRAGRTGRRLVLRGVPPQMQRLLVATRLHRILSIEGGLEAESLPRV from the coding sequence ATGCACATCAGGGGCGACCACGCCGAACTCGTCGTCGGGGGTCGCCTCGACGTGCGCAGCGCGGCGGACGCCCGTACGGTCCTCCACTCCGCCCTCGACGACGGCCACGGCGACCTCGTGCTCGACCTCACCGGGCTCGACTCCTGGGACGCCACCGGCCTCGGCGTGATCATGGGCGCGCACCGCAGGGCCGGCCGGACCGGACGCCGCCTGGTGCTGCGCGGGGTGCCGCCGCAGATGCAGCGGCTGCTCGTGGCCACCCGGCTGCACCGGATCCTCTCGATCGAGGGCGGGCTGGAAGCGGAGTCCCTGCCCCGGGTGTGA
- a CDS encoding ATP-binding protein, which translates to MDHIQRQATAEEQSAGAAPLPATPGSAPPPAPTAPARVVTLTAGDFTLTVNPVDGSEIEPIRPGTRPGRPAKRDAAARAARDAAARPPVLPGAAARVRPLLTRDEERERLVRLLGRGRSVRLTGPSGSGRTALLDAVADRCAGLAPDGVVRLSGYGHQQAGELLHALYATVYEAPGRRPDRIELLARVRDIGAIVLLDDLEMGGPALDELLHATPECAYLLAATPDTRSPSDDSHLEEVFLAGLGKADCLELLETRLGRPLTDPETAWATDLRFASEGLPLRFVQAAAMLRQRDELNHTDEDDDEEEPGVFDERPREAVEVPLPTLAEGAAPAELLASRVSESARAALRIACALGGELPHHAHLPALVGDTHADAAVAELLDCGLLTPVGTRYRLAAGVARQLEEVGYGDTAAEEARTAARHYAWWTGHSSVTPERVAAEADAVLCALSGADVVAAVLLARTAAPAFAASLHWEAWERVLRSGAEAARKAGEVAEQAYFHHELGVLALCEGRLDRARAELETSIGLRGALADKRGTVAGRRALALVVDQEAEAAGAAVSPPLRLAPPAVSGSAGAPGPAASGPAGVTAPPALPGATGSAAGGALGAGTGPSAGPGLGAGAGPGAGTTGRAAGSDPGAGTGLGARTGTAAGAGLAGTGTGVGTSLGAGSDPGAGTGLGARTGTGAGAGLAGTGKGAGTGLGADSGPGVGTATGSGTGRGGTGTGTGAGTGLAAGSGPGAGTGPGAGTGLGAGSGQSAGTGLGAGTGKGAAARPGTGTGPGAGSRLGAGGPGVGTGPGFGSGATAAAAGADSDAVTRVSPVVPVIRRQDSTPSTLSQVFEDAFPITPKPGPAVAARTAPGPAPDGAAARRRRALLAGAGALTVVALGTVVSLALSSSDTSDPPATKNPAVSVTPTRPATAPVAPGPSGNDPAAEEPADPAAPPPQSTAPGETAGATPGRTPSRTPSGRPQSTPPRPPASSPVSPPPTSAEPSPSPTPTETAQPTPTATADTGTGTATATATGT; encoded by the coding sequence ATGGACCACATACAGCGGCAGGCCACTGCGGAGGAGCAGTCCGCAGGCGCTGCCCCGCTGCCCGCGACGCCCGGCTCCGCACCGCCGCCCGCGCCGACGGCGCCCGCCCGGGTCGTCACCCTCACCGCGGGTGACTTCACGCTCACCGTCAACCCGGTCGACGGCAGCGAGATCGAGCCGATCCGGCCCGGTACCCGCCCCGGCCGCCCCGCCAAGCGCGACGCGGCCGCCCGCGCCGCCCGGGACGCCGCCGCCCGGCCGCCCGTCCTGCCCGGCGCCGCCGCCCGCGTCCGGCCGCTGCTGACGCGCGACGAGGAGCGGGAGCGGCTCGTACGGCTGCTGGGCCGCGGCCGGTCCGTACGGCTCACCGGACCCTCCGGCTCCGGACGCACCGCACTGCTGGACGCGGTCGCCGACCGGTGCGCGGGCCTCGCCCCCGACGGAGTCGTACGGCTCTCCGGCTACGGCCACCAGCAGGCCGGCGAGCTGCTCCACGCGCTGTACGCGACCGTGTACGAGGCCCCGGGCAGGCGGCCCGACCGCATCGAACTCCTGGCCCGCGTACGGGACATCGGCGCCATCGTCCTCCTCGACGACCTGGAGATGGGCGGGCCCGCCCTCGACGAGCTGCTGCACGCCACCCCCGAGTGCGCCTACCTGCTGGCCGCCACCCCCGACACCCGGTCCCCCTCCGACGACTCGCACCTCGAGGAGGTCTTCCTCGCCGGACTGGGCAAGGCCGACTGCCTCGAACTGCTGGAGACGCGCCTGGGCCGGCCGCTGACGGACCCGGAGACCGCCTGGGCGACCGATCTGCGGTTCGCCTCCGAAGGCCTCCCGCTGCGCTTCGTGCAGGCCGCCGCGATGCTGCGGCAGCGCGACGAGCTCAACCACACCGACGAGGACGACGACGAGGAGGAGCCCGGCGTCTTCGACGAGCGCCCCCGCGAGGCCGTGGAGGTGCCGCTGCCGACGCTCGCCGAGGGCGCGGCCCCCGCGGAGCTGCTGGCCTCGCGGGTCAGCGAGTCGGCGCGCGCCGCCCTGCGGATCGCGTGTGCGCTGGGCGGGGAGCTGCCGCACCACGCGCACCTGCCGGCCCTGGTGGGCGACACCCACGCCGACGCGGCGGTCGCGGAACTGCTGGACTGCGGGCTGCTCACCCCGGTCGGAACGCGCTACCGGCTGGCCGCCGGCGTCGCCCGGCAGCTGGAGGAGGTCGGGTACGGGGACACCGCGGCCGAGGAGGCCCGTACGGCCGCCCGGCACTACGCCTGGTGGACCGGGCACTCCTCGGTGACCCCGGAGCGGGTCGCGGCCGAGGCGGACGCGGTGCTCTGCGCGCTGTCCGGCGCGGACGTGGTGGCGGCCGTGCTGCTCGCGCGGACGGCCGCCCCGGCGTTCGCGGCCTCGCTGCACTGGGAGGCGTGGGAGCGGGTGCTGCGCTCGGGCGCGGAGGCCGCGCGCAAGGCGGGGGAGGTCGCCGAGCAGGCGTACTTCCACCACGAACTCGGTGTTCTCGCCCTGTGCGAGGGACGCCTGGACCGGGCGCGGGCCGAGCTGGAGACCTCGATCGGCCTGCGCGGGGCGCTGGCCGACAAGCGGGGCACGGTGGCGGGCCGCCGGGCGCTGGCGCTGGTCGTGGACCAGGAGGCCGAGGCCGCCGGGGCGGCGGTGTCGCCGCCGCTGCGGCTGGCGCCGCCGGCCGTCTCCGGTTCCGCCGGCGCGCCGGGCCCCGCGGCCTCCGGTCCCGCCGGCGTGACCGCCCCGCCCGCGCTGCCCGGTGCGACCGGCTCCGCCGCCGGGGGAGCCCTCGGCGCCGGCACCGGCCCGTCCGCAGGGCCCGGCCTGGGCGCGGGCGCCGGGCCGGGAGCTGGGACCACCGGCCGGGCCGCCGGCAGCGACCCGGGCGCTGGGACCGGCCTTGGCGCTCGTACCGGCACGGCTGCTGGAGCAGGCCTTGCCGGAACGGGTACGGGTGTTGGGACGAGTCTGGGTGCGGGCAGCGACCCGGGCGCCGGGACCGGCCTTGGCGCTCGTACGGGTACGGGTGCTGGAGCAGGCCTCGCCGGAACGGGTAAAGGTGCTGGGACCGGCCTGGGTGCCGACAGCGGCCCGGGCGTTGGAACCGCTACGGGTTCGGGAACAGGCCGGGGCGGAACGGGAACCGGTACGGGTGCTGGGACCGGCCTGGCTGCCGGCAGTGGCCCGGGCGCTGGGACTGGTCCGGGCGCTGGGACCGGCCTGGGTGCGGGCAGCGGCCAGAGCGCAGGGACCGGCCTCGGCGCCGGAACCGGAAAGGGCGCCGCAGCCCGCCCGGGCACCGGGACCGGCCCGGGCGCCGGGAGCCGTCTCGGCGCCGGCGGCCCGGGCGTGGGGACCGGCCCGGGCTTCGGCTCCGGTGCCACCGCGGCGGCGGCCGGTGCCGACTCCGACGCCGTGACGCGGGTGTCCCCGGTGGTCCCCGTAATCCGCCGCCAGGACTCGACGCCCTCGACCCTGTCGCAGGTGTTCGAGGACGCCTTCCCGATCACCCCGAAGCCCGGGCCCGCCGTAGCCGCCCGTACCGCCCCCGGACCGGCTCCCGACGGCGCGGCCGCCCGTCGGCGCCGGGCGCTGCTGGCCGGGGCGGGCGCGCTCACCGTGGTCGCGCTGGGCACGGTGGTGAGCCTCGCGCTGAGCTCCTCCGACACCTCTGACCCGCCCGCGACGAAGAATCCGGCGGTGTCGGTCACCCCGACGCGCCCGGCGACCGCGCCGGTGGCCCCGGGGCCCAGCGGGAACGATCCCGCAGCGGAGGAGCCCGCCGACCCGGCGGCGCCGCCCCCGCAGTCCACCGCCCCGGGGGAGACCGCCGGCGCGACCCCGGGCCGTACCCCGTCCCGTACGCCCTCGGGCCGCCCGCAGTCCACCCCGCCGCGGCCCCCGGCCTCCTCGCCGGTCTCGCCGCCGCCGACCTCCGCGGAGCCGTCTCCCTCGCCGACGCCGACGGAGACCGCCCAGCCGACGCCCACGGCCACCGCGGACACCGGTACGGGCACGGCGACGGCCACCGCCACCGGCACCTGA
- the nucS gene encoding endonuclease NucS has protein sequence MRLVIARCSVDYAGRLTAHLPSAPRLILVKADGSVSIHADDRAYKPLNWMSPPCTLKEGSGDDSGVWTVVNKAGEKLIITMEEVLHDSSHELGTDPGLIKDGVEAHLQELLADRIETLGEGYTLIRREYMTAIGPVDILCRDASGATVAVEIKRRGEIDGVEQLTRYLELLNRDPHLAPVRGVFAAQEIKPQAKVLATDRGMDCVVLDYNAMRGIEDDKLRLF, from the coding sequence ATGCGTCTCGTCATTGCCCGCTGCTCCGTCGACTACGCGGGCCGGCTCACCGCCCATCTGCCCTCGGCACCCCGTCTGATCCTCGTAAAGGCCGACGGCAGTGTCTCGATCCACGCGGACGACCGGGCGTACAAACCGCTCAACTGGATGTCGCCCCCGTGCACCCTCAAGGAGGGGAGCGGTGACGACTCCGGCGTGTGGACCGTCGTCAACAAGGCGGGTGAGAAGCTCATCATCACCATGGAGGAAGTCCTCCACGACTCCTCCCACGAGCTCGGCACCGACCCGGGGCTCATCAAGGACGGCGTGGAAGCACACCTCCAGGAGCTCCTCGCGGACCGCATCGAGACGCTGGGCGAGGGCTACACGCTGATCCGGCGCGAGTACATGACGGCGATCGGGCCGGTCGACATCCTGTGCCGGGACGCCTCCGGCGCGACGGTGGCCGTGGAGATCAAGCGGCGCGGCGAGATCGACGGCGTCGAGCAGCTGACCCGCTACCTCGAACTCCTGAACCGCGACCCGCACCTGGCCCCGGTCCGCGGCGTCTTCGCCGCCCAGGAGATCAAGCCGCAGGCCAAGGTGCTGGCGACGGACCGCGGGATGGACTGCGTGGTCCTGGACTACAACGCGATGCGCGGCATCGAGGACGACAAGCTGCGGCTGTTCTGA
- a CDS encoding SCO5389 family protein — MSLDVSPALLEQAERGEVDEAAFVDCVRTSLPYAWEMISSLVAQLKVDGGQFADNQTPPPDEQARGQLLRALASDAIRGALQRHFGVRLAFQNCHRVAVFPLDSSVDDRLAKFTSIRGQLLNQSPELRDC; from the coding sequence ATGTCGCTCGACGTCTCACCGGCCCTACTCGAACAGGCCGAGCGAGGCGAGGTCGACGAAGCCGCCTTCGTCGACTGCGTCCGGACCTCCCTGCCCTACGCATGGGAGATGATCAGCTCTCTGGTGGCCCAGTTGAAGGTGGACGGCGGACAGTTCGCCGACAACCAGACGCCGCCGCCCGACGAGCAGGCGCGCGGGCAGCTGCTGCGCGCTCTCGCGAGCGACGCGATACGCGGTGCTCTGCAGCGGCACTTCGGAGTGCGCCTGGCGTTCCAGAACTGTCACCGGGTAGCGGTGTTCCCGCTGGACTCCTCGGTGGACGACCGGTTGGCCAAGTTCACTTCGATCCGTGGCCAGCTGCTCAACCAGTCGCCCGAGCTGCGGGACTGCTAG
- a CDS encoding LLM class flavin-dependent oxidoreductase, translated as MRVGAFVLAAQFPGQGQGEALHRAVRTAEVAEEGGLDSVWLAEHHFVPYGVCPSAVTLAALLLGRTRRLRVGTAVSVLPSTHPVALGEQAALLHLTSGGRFSLGVGRGGPWVDLEVFGGGLDAYENGFPEALDLLRRWLTEARVGSAGERFGFREVAVVPRPSEALDGDPAGPEVIVACTSPSSVRMAARRGLPMLLGMHCGDEDKAGMVALWRSTALAAGHSRAYVAGAGHVSAGVCQLADRTADARETLLKALPGWLKQGLDAHVTVDGRVRAMRDPVAYTELLCDLHPVGTPELALDRLAATSERTGITRFALLTEGSGDLAATEENVRRLGAEVLPRLG; from the coding sequence ATGCGCGTAGGAGCGTTTGTACTGGCGGCCCAGTTCCCGGGTCAGGGACAGGGAGAGGCACTGCACCGGGCGGTGCGGACCGCCGAGGTGGCCGAGGAGGGCGGACTCGACTCGGTCTGGCTCGCCGAGCACCACTTCGTCCCGTACGGGGTCTGCCCCTCGGCGGTGACGCTGGCGGCCCTGCTGCTGGGCCGGACCCGGCGGCTGCGGGTGGGCACGGCGGTCAGCGTGCTGCCGAGCACGCACCCGGTGGCCCTCGGCGAGCAGGCGGCGCTGCTGCACCTGACCTCGGGCGGGCGGTTCAGCCTCGGCGTGGGCCGGGGCGGGCCGTGGGTCGACCTGGAGGTGTTCGGGGGCGGCCTGGACGCGTACGAGAACGGCTTCCCGGAAGCCCTGGACCTGCTGCGGCGCTGGCTGACGGAGGCGCGGGTGGGGAGCGCCGGCGAGCGGTTCGGCTTCCGCGAGGTGGCCGTCGTACCGCGCCCTTCGGAGGCCCTGGACGGGGATCCGGCGGGCCCGGAGGTCATCGTGGCCTGCACCTCCCCCTCCTCGGTACGGATGGCGGCGCGGCGGGGGCTGCCCATGCTGCTCGGCATGCACTGCGGGGACGAGGACAAGGCCGGCATGGTCGCGCTGTGGCGGTCGACGGCGCTGGCGGCGGGCCACTCCCGCGCCTACGTCGCCGGCGCGGGCCACGTCTCCGCCGGGGTCTGCCAGCTGGCGGACCGTACGGCGGACGCGCGCGAGACGCTGCTGAAGGCACTGCCGGGCTGGCTCAAGCAGGGCCTGGACGCCCATGTGACCGTGGACGGCCGGGTACGCGCGATGCGGGACCCGGTCGCGTACACGGAACTCCTGTGCGACCTGCACCCGGTGGGCACCCCGGAGCTGGCGCTGGACCGGCTGGCGGCCACCTCCGAGCGGACCGGCATCACGCGCTTCGCCCTCCTGACGGAGGGCTCGGGCGATCTCGCCGCGACGGAGGAGAACGTACGGCGCCTCGGCGCCGAAGTCCTGCCCCGTCTCGGCTGA
- a CDS encoding ATP/GTP-binding protein: MSPRHNRPRGGETPEERPTTGFDRYGLERTEEYQGEQWKVRHVAGAGAAGKRYRCPGCDQEIPSGTPHLVAWPEYGGVDDRRHWHKACWNAKDRRTTKVQRSRNAPKY; the protein is encoded by the coding sequence GTGTCACCGCGCCACAACCGCCCCAGGGGCGGCGAGACTCCGGAGGAACGCCCCACCACCGGGTTCGACCGCTACGGGCTGGAGCGCACCGAGGAGTACCAGGGCGAGCAGTGGAAGGTCCGGCACGTGGCGGGCGCCGGCGCGGCGGGCAAGCGCTACCGCTGCCCCGGCTGCGACCAGGAGATCCCCTCCGGCACCCCGCACCTGGTGGCCTGGCCCGAGTACGGCGGCGTGGACGACCGGCGCCACTGGCACAAGGCCTGCTGGAACGCGAAGGACCGCCGCACCACGAAGGTGCAGCGGTCCCGCAACGCGCCGAAGTACTAG